The proteins below come from a single Parachlamydia acanthamoebae genomic window:
- a CDS encoding ABC transporter substrate-binding protein yields the protein MNGSPSMAFNWQHLCPYLFGGIWIALWWTIAFHESSSPVSIPVIISEKLHPIDDAFSRPYLQKALQGDIAQMEFLLIQWHQAAESLKQKGISPIWQLETSEFLQALLLIQNLRNQPEQGSLNFLPQTYPSACFLLALLPTQCITALPDGFQIQTQLFHPTQLKQIPINRSLCSLEYLWKANPAVAFISSYSNPAFVSALHRLQIPCISLPNIHRIHQIESVIQTLGTYTDTSEKAQLLSLFIKAALNAIDNKISEAFAHTKKRLQTFKPLFLFHYQQFSVPLPYTLTSELITRLHFQSFNNPQLQITPEMLKNFDPDLLIIASQNVETLKSELSQLSFFPTLKAAKLNHIFWVDSQVQHSPSQFFVLAYYDLAQPILSYLKEDL from the coding sequence ATGAATGGCTCTCCCTCCATGGCTTTCAATTGGCAACATCTCTGTCCTTATCTATTTGGGGGAATTTGGATTGCACTTTGGTGGACAATCGCTTTTCATGAATCCTCATCACCCGTATCTATCCCTGTTATCATCTCTGAAAAATTGCATCCAATTGATGATGCATTCAGCCGCCCATATTTGCAAAAAGCTTTACAGGGCGACATCGCGCAGATGGAGTTTCTGTTGATTCAATGGCACCAAGCTGCTGAATCCTTGAAACAAAAAGGTATCTCTCCCATCTGGCAGCTTGAGACCTCTGAATTCTTGCAAGCGCTTCTTCTCATTCAGAACCTGCGCAACCAACCAGAACAAGGGTCTTTAAATTTTTTGCCTCAGACCTATCCTTCGGCTTGTTTTCTTCTCGCCTTGCTTCCGACACAATGCATCACAGCTCTTCCAGATGGATTCCAAATCCAAACACAGCTATTTCATCCTACACAGCTAAAACAAATTCCGATTAATCGTTCTTTATGCTCTTTAGAATACCTATGGAAAGCTAATCCTGCAGTCGCTTTCATTTCTTCGTATTCAAATCCAGCCTTCGTTTCTGCTTTGCACCGGCTTCAAATCCCTTGTATTTCTCTGCCTAATATACATCGCATTCATCAGATTGAAAGCGTTATTCAAACACTTGGAACTTACACGGATACCTCTGAAAAAGCACAATTGCTTTCCCTATTTATTAAAGCAGCCTTAAATGCAATCGACAACAAGATTAGTGAGGCTTTTGCTCACACAAAAAAGCGCCTGCAAACTTTTAAACCTCTTTTTTTATTTCATTATCAACAATTTTCAGTACCTCTTCCATACACGCTTACAAGTGAATTAATTACACGTTTGCACTTCCAAAGCTTCAATAATCCACAGTTGCAGATAACTCCTGAAATGCTGAAAAACTTTGATCCCGATCTTCTTATCATAGCCTCACAAAATGTTGAGACACTGAAAAGTGAACTTTCTCAACTCTCTTTTTTTCCTACATTGAAAGCAGCAAAACTTAACCACATTTTTTGGGTAGATTCGCAGGTGCAACATTCTCCTTCCCAATTTTTTGTGCTGGCGTATTACGATTTAGCTCAACCGATTCTAAGCTACCTGAAGGAGGACCTATGA
- a CDS encoding FecCD family ABC transporter permease, with protein MIPAMRARPLPLILIVAYLLTIGLTLLYGEIPWHDVWSGVLARWHSKSDAWNPLLDDRLPRLMVLSCTGASLPVAGIVMQAIFRNPLASPSILGLSSGANFCALCVFIMGWKSFSPCILPLAAVSGAFLTLLLVYNLGRFRTSHAFILAGMAISTLITAGQDFLLQALRNEWELLQTLAEWQSGFSGNANWQHVYMQFPLASLGLMGCWIYRKEIDLFSFGEEHAAALGVDIERTRWHLFICVALLTGSSIAVLGIIPFLGLILPHAMRLLHRPTAKDLIPWSAFGGAFLLVTIDFLLRYFSFPYVTLGNLTGLIGGLFFLYLFLKPSSL; from the coding sequence ATGATACCAGCCATGCGCGCTCGTCCCCTTCCGCTGATTTTGATTGTTGCGTATCTTTTGACAATCGGTCTAACTTTATTATATGGGGAAATCCCCTGGCATGATGTTTGGAGTGGTGTATTGGCGAGATGGCACTCTAAATCAGATGCTTGGAATCCTTTATTAGACGATCGATTACCTCGTCTTATGGTTCTCTCATGTACGGGCGCCTCGCTTCCAGTAGCTGGAATTGTGATGCAAGCTATTTTTCGCAATCCTTTAGCCTCTCCAAGCATTTTAGGACTCTCCTCTGGGGCAAACTTTTGTGCCCTGTGCGTCTTTATCATGGGATGGAAAAGCTTTTCTCCGTGCATCCTTCCTCTTGCAGCTGTGAGTGGAGCCTTTCTAACTTTGTTGTTAGTCTATAATTTAGGACGCTTTCGAACTTCACATGCATTCATTTTGGCCGGAATGGCTATCTCAACCTTAATCACTGCAGGACAAGATTTCCTTCTGCAAGCTTTGCGAAATGAGTGGGAGCTTCTACAAACCTTAGCAGAATGGCAAAGTGGCTTTTCGGGTAATGCCAACTGGCAACATGTTTATATGCAATTTCCTCTAGCCTCTCTAGGCTTGATGGGATGTTGGATCTATCGAAAAGAAATCGACTTATTTTCATTTGGTGAAGAACATGCTGCAGCCCTTGGCGTGGATATCGAAAGAACGCGTTGGCATTTATTTATTTGCGTCGCCCTTCTCACTGGAAGCTCCATAGCTGTTTTAGGAATTATTCCTTTTTTAGGACTGATCCTTCCACATGCCATGCGTCTTCTTCATCGACCAACAGCTAAAGATCTTATTCCCTGGAGTGCTTTTGGTGGAGCGTTTTTACTGGTGACCATCGACTTTTTACTTCGCTATTTTTCATTCCCTTACGTAACCTTGGGTAATCTCACAGGGCTTATTGGAGGACTTTTTTTTCTTTACTTATTTTTAAAGCCATCATCGCTCTAA
- a CDS encoding ABC transporter ATP-binding protein, which yields MLNTSNLTYAIGNQLIIEKASLRFLSGNLYGLIGANGSGKSTLLKLLAGIKSPTEGFVTFENDDLKNKDRKWISTRIAFMGENLSIPYPFTAYEIVLMGCYFSPIDQKEDWVHSLLNDVQALHLAQRIFSTLSAGEQQRILIAQALATGASVLLLDEPTSHLDIYHCLEMWSYLKKLSHKGKTIIVSTHDFNGVEQICSQALMINQGAILGPGNFSDVLNSSPLSYYLNIKSHIKY from the coding sequence ATGCTAAATACATCCAATTTAACTTACGCCATAGGAAATCAGCTCATAATTGAAAAAGCCTCTCTGAGGTTTCTTTCAGGTAACCTTTACGGGTTAATCGGAGCAAATGGATCGGGCAAATCTACGTTATTAAAGCTTTTGGCGGGGATAAAAAGCCCCACAGAGGGTTTTGTTACATTTGAGAATGATGATTTGAAAAATAAAGATCGCAAATGGATAAGCACTCGTATCGCCTTCATGGGAGAAAATCTTTCGATCCCATACCCTTTCACAGCTTATGAGATTGTTTTAATGGGATGCTACTTTTCTCCAATTGATCAGAAAGAAGATTGGGTTCACTCTCTCCTAAATGACGTACAAGCTTTACATTTGGCTCAAAGAATATTTTCCACACTCTCCGCAGGAGAACAGCAAAGAATTTTGATCGCGCAAGCCTTGGCGACGGGGGCATCCGTTCTTTTATTAGACGAACCGACAAGCCATTTAGACATTTATCATTGCCTTGAAATGTGGAGTTATCTAAAAAAATTATCGCACAAAGGAAAAACAATTATTGTCTCCACGCATGACTTTAATGGTGTTGAACAAATTTGTTCTCAAGCCCTCATGATTAATCAAGGAGCCATTTTGGGGCCAGGAAATTTTTCTGATGTCTTAAACTCTTCTCCTTTATCCTATTATTTAAATATTAAATCACACATCAAATATTGA
- a CDS encoding F-box protein, which yields MEALPAPYSAVTIIQPLFPHVKIDLPEEIALRILSFLNWFDLIHKASLTCRSWRRLALDCELWKITFSFLQTFKTPAEILQEKEIQRIFRLNKQLLNDGFFLTGEKLEFSNAKILDFQISNQILTCSTDSPHGYFFYDLTSSDFKQLCTIQERYACVFNDKWLVEYPEKEASFLNLRTNGTIFSPIELTESLDLYHYRLYGDFLIVDERSPSETLLRIFHLHDASYLEFLDSHAWHFSPEPNPSLFIWQFNQKQICQFGLSNHNALEIAHFPCDTEIEQLTASPKYLAAKSVEGIHVWNLFSLNKIFLPYPEIEDFIIQGSRLIIFANFHFSIYCCETGKCLFTLATADLHFKQTILDRPQWALYGNLLFFNSLQGTLQIIDLLSDKCLCTTFAWENQFYKFEFVAKTQILYGLHKNGIYKYLFKPQKSQSL from the coding sequence ATGGAAGCCCTTCCAGCCCCATACAGTGCAGTAACGATCATCCAGCCCCTTTTCCCTCATGTCAAAATCGATCTTCCCGAGGAAATTGCGTTAAGAATTTTATCTTTTCTCAATTGGTTCGATTTAATCCATAAAGCCTCACTTACCTGCAGAAGCTGGCGAAGATTAGCTTTAGATTGTGAATTATGGAAAATCACTTTTTCATTTCTTCAAACATTTAAAACTCCTGCAGAAATTTTACAAGAAAAGGAAATTCAGCGGATTTTTCGATTAAACAAACAACTTTTAAACGATGGCTTCTTTCTTACAGGAGAAAAGCTTGAATTTTCAAACGCTAAAATATTAGATTTTCAAATCTCAAATCAGATCTTAACTTGCTCTACCGATTCTCCTCATGGCTATTTTTTTTATGATCTCACCTCAAGCGATTTTAAACAGCTATGTACCATACAAGAAAGATATGCCTGTGTCTTTAATGATAAATGGTTGGTGGAATATCCTGAAAAAGAAGCCTCTTTTTTAAATCTGCGTACAAACGGCACAATTTTTTCCCCCATCGAACTTACCGAATCTTTGGATTTGTACCACTATCGCTTATATGGAGATTTTTTGATTGTTGATGAGAGAAGCCCATCGGAGACTCTACTCAGAATTTTCCATTTGCACGATGCATCTTATCTTGAATTCCTAGATAGTCATGCTTGGCATTTTTCGCCGGAACCAAACCCTTCTTTATTTATTTGGCAATTCAATCAAAAACAAATCTGTCAATTCGGGCTCAGCAATCATAACGCCTTAGAGATTGCGCATTTTCCCTGCGATACAGAAATTGAACAGCTGACAGCCTCCCCAAAATATCTTGCAGCAAAAAGTGTGGAAGGAATCCATGTATGGAATCTTTTTTCTCTTAACAAAATCTTCCTGCCTTATCCTGAAATCGAAGATTTTATTATCCAAGGTTCACGTCTTATTATTTTTGCAAACTTTCATTTCAGCATTTACTGTTGCGAAACAGGAAAATGCCTATTCACTTTGGCAACTGCAGATCTTCACTTTAAACAAACCATATTAGACCGTCCTCAATGGGCTTTATATGGAAATTTGCTCTTTTTTAATTCATTGCAAGGAACTTTGCAAATCATTGATCTGTTAAGTGACAAGTGCCTTTGCACAACATTTGCGTGGGAGAATCAATTTTATAAATTTGAATTCGTTGCAAAAACGCAAATCCTCTACGGATTGCATAAAAACGGAATATACAAATATCTGTTCAAACCTCAAAAAAGCCAGTCATTATGA
- a CDS encoding F-box protein, which translates to MIPVSPLSSPAVEYSYPKKALELILKHLPIHEIAKVRATCQSWRTTSRNAFSLSNVPLTDSLKKLFGEEGALEMQKSLQFYHLIRQGEVFFPKNERIPATASYHVLDFQIADQKLVLKVADNSKYPQLILFDLAKTTHSPIPVNIFKYETENFAFNGKTIICQSLILPEYEKSKQYYTAFKNIDEIDFTFVCEEFCARLELCDDYVLAAHKSGVIIQKMGDLSSIKHATSPVWCFISTPTAHFFTYDSKKKKIFCHTFLESPRNQEKFFNTYPIKEVSVETDVQELKASRTYLVAKMDLNFNIYTINRDHSPVLAMTIHHQDLSTEFQIHGSRLIVFGETKVTLYSLKNGERLFSFTLHCLNEKGLYTIEKQLYGNILFVRRANGILQIVDLLTGLPLIDEVMFPRKFLKFHIENHTLYALHNDHKIYKYALLLNVKRPK; encoded by the coding sequence ATGATACCTGTTTCACCTTTAAGTTCCCCTGCCGTTGAATATAGTTATCCAAAAAAAGCACTTGAATTAATTTTAAAACATTTACCCATTCATGAAATTGCAAAAGTAAGAGCTACCTGTCAATCTTGGCGTACAACATCTAGAAATGCTTTTTCTTTATCTAATGTTCCCCTCACAGATAGTTTAAAAAAGTTGTTTGGCGAAGAAGGTGCTTTAGAAATGCAAAAATCCTTGCAATTCTACCATTTAATACGCCAAGGTGAGGTATTTTTTCCCAAAAATGAGCGGATCCCCGCAACTGCAAGCTATCATGTTTTAGATTTTCAGATTGCCGATCAAAAATTAGTCTTAAAAGTTGCTGATAATTCGAAATATCCCCAACTAATCTTATTTGATCTGGCAAAAACGACCCATTCCCCTATTCCAGTCAACATATTTAAATATGAAACCGAGAATTTTGCGTTTAATGGAAAAACCATCATCTGCCAATCCCTCATATTACCTGAGTATGAAAAATCAAAGCAGTATTACACAGCCTTTAAGAATATAGATGAGATTGATTTTACTTTTGTATGCGAAGAATTTTGTGCTCGTTTAGAGCTGTGCGATGATTATGTCCTCGCTGCACATAAATCAGGCGTTATTATTCAAAAAATGGGAGACTTGAGCAGCATCAAACATGCAACTAGCCCCGTCTGGTGTTTTATTTCCACTCCAACGGCACATTTTTTTACATATGACTCTAAAAAAAAGAAGATATTTTGTCATACCTTCCTTGAAAGTCCAAGAAATCAAGAGAAATTTTTTAATACCTATCCAATTAAAGAAGTTTCAGTCGAGACAGATGTTCAAGAGCTGAAAGCATCCCGGACATATCTTGTCGCTAAAATGGATCTAAACTTTAATATCTATACGATTAATCGAGATCATTCACCTGTTTTAGCCATGACAATTCATCATCAAGATTTAAGCACAGAGTTTCAAATTCACGGTTCACGCTTGATCGTTTTTGGTGAAACGAAAGTCACTCTTTATTCATTAAAAAATGGAGAACGTCTATTTTCATTCACTTTACATTGTCTGAATGAAAAAGGTCTGTACACAATTGAAAAACAACTTTATGGAAATATTCTTTTTGTAAGGCGGGCAAACGGAATCCTCCAAATTGTTGATCTTTTAACGGGTTTGCCTTTAATCGATGAAGTGATGTTTCCACGTAAATTTTTAAAATTTCACATTGAAAATCACACTCTTTATGCTTTGCACAATGACCATAAAATCTACAAATACGCGTTGCTTCTAAATGTAAAAAGGCCCAAATAA
- a CDS encoding YkgJ family cysteine cluster protein — translation MSKKNNLTMFDESKEHSSWYAQGLSFECTGCGQCCTGAPGYVWISKEEIANLATHLNLSLDEFSKRYVRKVGDRFSLKEHPKTFDCVFLKENKCSVYSLRPKQCRTFPWWPQLLKSKQDWEEASIHCEGIRCNAPVVPFETIQQQLSIQTSS, via the coding sequence ATGTCTAAAAAAAATAACTTAACAATGTTCGATGAATCTAAAGAACACTCCTCTTGGTATGCACAAGGACTTTCTTTTGAATGTACGGGATGTGGCCAATGTTGCACAGGAGCCCCTGGGTATGTATGGATTTCTAAAGAAGAAATTGCCAATCTTGCCACTCACCTTAATCTATCTTTGGACGAATTTTCTAAACGCTACGTACGCAAAGTTGGGGATCGATTTTCATTGAAGGAACATCCCAAAACATTTGACTGCGTTTTCTTAAAAGAAAATAAGTGTTCAGTCTACTCGCTTCGTCCTAAACAATGCCGAACATTCCCCTGGTGGCCACAGCTGCTCAAATCAAAACAAGATTGGGAAGAAGCCTCTATTCACTGTGAAGGGATTCGTTGCAATGCGCCCGTTGTCCCTTTCGAAACCATTCAACAGCAACTCTCGATTCAAACTTCTTCATAG
- a CDS encoding Mrp/NBP35 family ATP-binding protein yields the protein MAHALSQISTTTYLVGSGKGGVGKSTVAVNLAVALAKIGLSVGLLDADLYGPSVPIMMGLRRLTPQSEVDADGKEMITPFFKFGVKILSLGFFIEEARSIVWRGPMLHTTIQKFIQNIFWGHLDVLLIDLPPGTGDIPLSLSQLLTITGALIVSTPQEVAILDVIKVMNAFHQLEIPIVGLIENMAGFTAPDTGHTYALFGEGKVDDLARRFQTSLLGRIPFHPSIRIGGDEGVPAAFHSGQAGDPFHLIARELLQQSPTY from the coding sequence ATGGCACACGCTCTGTCTCAAATTAGCACAACAACCTATTTAGTTGGCTCAGGAAAAGGGGGCGTAGGCAAATCGACTGTTGCGGTCAATTTAGCTGTCGCTCTTGCCAAAATAGGGTTATCAGTAGGCCTTTTAGATGCGGATCTTTATGGTCCTTCGGTTCCTATCATGATGGGCCTGCGCCGTCTAACCCCTCAATCAGAGGTAGATGCGGATGGAAAGGAAATGATTACCCCTTTTTTTAAATTTGGGGTAAAAATTCTTTCTCTCGGATTCTTCATTGAAGAAGCACGCTCCATCGTCTGGCGTGGACCTATGTTGCATACAACGATTCAAAAATTTATCCAAAATATTTTTTGGGGACATTTGGACGTTCTCCTGATTGACCTCCCCCCTGGAACAGGCGACATTCCCCTTTCTCTTTCTCAGCTGCTAACAATAACAGGAGCATTAATTGTCTCGACACCTCAAGAAGTTGCCATTTTAGACGTGATCAAAGTGATGAATGCCTTTCATCAGTTAGAAATTCCTATTGTAGGATTAATTGAAAATATGGCAGGTTTCACTGCACCAGACACTGGACATACCTACGCTCTTTTTGGCGAAGGAAAAGTCGATGACCTTGCTAGGCGATTTCAAACCTCTCTTTTAGGTCGTATCCCTTTTCATCCATCGATCCGTATTGGCGGTGATGAAGGTGTACCTGCGGCTTTTCATAGCGGCCAGGCTGGCGATCCTTTTCATTTAATAGCGCGTGAACTCTTGCAACAAAGTCCAACATATTAA
- a CDS encoding phospho-sugar mutase, translating into MKQSNEKTVLDSTTQTNVTRWLEEAYDENTKQTIRHLLKENPKEIIDAFYTNLSFGTGGLRGIMGVGTNRMNPYTVRAASQGVANYLLQQKDSEEKSVFVGYDSRNNSQLFAEETARVFAANGIKTYLCKHLRPTPYVSFGCRDKKCHAAVMVTASHNPPEYNGYKVYWSDGGQVLPPHDKAIIAEVNKIIDLSMIHRVDSLEHPLIVRVEEDVDAAYLKAIESLQMYPEENEKHGKELNIVYTSLHGTGITLMPQAFKEWGFETIHYVKNQIIADGNFPTVNYPNPEERDALSLGIELLKQQNADILVATDPDADRVGVAVKHQDSIHTLTGNQVACICLAHVCEALTHKNQMPERAAFIKTIVTTELFKSIVDAYGKTCFNVLPGFKYIAQHIHEWEQEKNSYQYVFGGEESCGYLLGTQVRDKDAILSSLLVCEAALHAKRNNQTLVDLLNSLYQKYGFFLEKLLSMKFEDTKSDKEKMAKGMEKLRASPPKSICGIEVISIEDFLSSTKTTLKTGKQESISIPKSNVLLFWLEDGSKVIARPSGTEPKIKLYCGVKKKDFHSVEEATQAASQYADQLLSEIQNILKKDI; encoded by the coding sequence ATGAAACAGTCTAATGAAAAAACCGTACTTGACTCGACAACTCAAACAAATGTTACTCGTTGGCTTGAAGAAGCTTATGATGAAAATACCAAGCAAACAATCCGTCATCTCTTAAAAGAAAATCCTAAAGAAATTATCGACGCTTTTTATACAAATCTTTCTTTTGGAACAGGTGGATTGCGTGGGATCATGGGAGTCGGAACTAACCGGATGAATCCTTATACTGTAAGAGCTGCTTCTCAGGGTGTTGCAAACTACTTGCTCCAGCAAAAAGATTCAGAAGAAAAATCGGTCTTCGTTGGATATGACTCTCGCAACAATTCGCAGCTCTTTGCCGAAGAAACGGCCAGAGTTTTTGCTGCCAATGGAATCAAAACCTACCTTTGTAAGCATCTACGCCCAACTCCTTATGTCTCCTTTGGATGTCGCGACAAAAAATGCCATGCAGCCGTCATGGTAACAGCTTCCCATAATCCCCCCGAATACAATGGGTATAAAGTTTACTGGAGTGATGGAGGCCAAGTTCTCCCTCCACACGACAAAGCAATCATTGCAGAAGTTAACAAAATTATTGACCTCTCAATGATTCATCGCGTTGATTCTCTTGAGCACCCTTTGATAGTGCGCGTAGAAGAAGATGTCGATGCGGCTTATTTAAAGGCGATTGAATCGCTGCAAATGTATCCTGAAGAAAATGAAAAACACGGAAAAGAGCTAAATATCGTCTATACTAGTCTACACGGTACAGGCATTACACTCATGCCACAAGCTTTTAAAGAATGGGGATTTGAAACCATCCACTATGTGAAAAATCAGATCATTGCAGATGGAAATTTTCCGACTGTCAATTATCCTAATCCGGAAGAACGGGATGCATTATCTTTAGGCATAGAGTTGCTTAAGCAACAAAATGCCGATATTTTAGTGGCTACAGACCCTGATGCGGATCGCGTAGGGGTCGCGGTGAAACACCAAGACTCCATTCATACTTTAACGGGAAATCAAGTCGCATGCATATGCTTAGCACATGTTTGCGAAGCCCTCACACACAAAAACCAGATGCCTGAGCGCGCAGCCTTTATTAAAACGATCGTCACAACAGAGCTCTTTAAAAGCATTGTGGATGCGTATGGTAAGACATGTTTTAATGTCCTCCCTGGTTTCAAATACATTGCTCAACATATTCATGAATGGGAACAAGAGAAAAATAGCTACCAATATGTGTTTGGAGGAGAGGAATCCTGTGGTTATCTTTTGGGAACTCAGGTGCGAGATAAAGATGCGATCCTTTCAAGCCTACTTGTTTGCGAAGCTGCGCTGCATGCAAAAAGAAACAATCAAACGCTCGTGGATCTCCTAAATTCCCTCTATCAAAAATATGGTTTTTTCCTTGAAAAATTACTTTCCATGAAATTTGAGGATACCAAATCTGATAAAGAAAAAATGGCCAAAGGGATGGAAAAATTACGAGCATCCCCACCGAAATCGATCTGTGGAATAGAGGTGATCAGTATTGAAGACTTTTTAAGCTCAACCAAAACCACTCTAAAGACAGGAAAACAAGAATCAATTTCGATTCCCAAATCCAACGTCCTACTCTTTTGGCTAGAGGATGGAAGCAAAGTCATCGCACGTCCATCCGGAACAGAGCCAAAAATTAAGCTCTATTGTGGAGTTAAGAAGAAAGACTTCCATAGTGTTGAAGAAGCAACTCAAGCAGCCTCCCAATATGCGGATCAACTGCTTTCTGAAATTCAAAATATATTAAAAAAAGACATTTGA
- a CDS encoding ester cyclase, which translates to MEHVQKAIGFLNAMEEGRWFDVFEMLDDDFKFYGSLPDPFDKGETVAFQQAIHQAFPDLSFKVKKIEEKNKKIFIDLGVTGTHTGPLKLPFPGFKTYPPSGARFSLPIEEAELIFRNDKVEIIRCTTHLHGGIFGILEQIGAENTE; encoded by the coding sequence ATGGAACACGTGCAAAAAGCAATCGGATTTCTTAATGCCATGGAAGAAGGGAGATGGTTTGATGTATTTGAAATGTTAGACGATGATTTCAAATTTTATGGCTCTCTTCCAGATCCTTTTGATAAAGGCGAGACCGTTGCTTTTCAGCAAGCAATCCATCAAGCATTTCCCGATCTTTCTTTTAAAGTAAAAAAAATAGAAGAGAAAAATAAGAAGATATTTATTGATTTAGGTGTTACGGGTACACATACTGGTCCTTTAAAGCTGCCTTTTCCAGGCTTTAAAACTTACCCTCCATCCGGAGCTCGCTTTTCACTTCCCATTGAGGAAGCTGAATTGATCTTTCGCAATGACAAAGTAGAAATTATTCGTTGCACGACCCATTTGCACGGGGGCATTTTTGGTATTCTGGAACAAATTGGTGCTGAAAATACAGAGTAG
- a CDS encoding C39 family peptidase, translating to MKQKLSINMLPQPNEVTCGPTCLQAVYHYYGDEVPLPKVIEEVPSLEEGGTLAVLLACHALKRGYDATIYTYNLQVFDPTWFEPKPLSNIQLAQKLKAQADAKKNKKLQIATNAYLEFLRLGGKIRFRDLSRSLIRHYLRQGVPILTGLSSTFLYHSCREIGASSQQDDILGQPEGHFVVLFGYDNQKKQILIADPFVRNPYSYDLKYSMGVDRTICSILLGVLTYDANFLLIRPSRKFKKHA from the coding sequence ATGAAACAAAAGCTTTCAATAAATATGCTTCCCCAGCCCAATGAAGTCACTTGCGGTCCTACTTGCCTGCAAGCGGTTTACCATTACTATGGCGACGAAGTGCCACTCCCAAAAGTTATTGAAGAGGTCCCTTCGCTTGAAGAAGGAGGGACGCTAGCCGTTTTATTAGCCTGCCATGCCTTAAAACGGGGCTATGATGCGACGATCTATACATATAATTTACAAGTTTTTGATCCGACGTGGTTTGAGCCAAAGCCTTTATCAAATATTCAATTAGCTCAGAAACTTAAAGCACAGGCGGATGCTAAAAAGAATAAAAAGCTTCAAATTGCGACAAATGCATATCTCGAGTTTTTGCGTCTTGGCGGAAAAATTCGCTTTCGAGATTTGTCACGTAGCTTGATTCGCCATTATTTAAGACAAGGGGTTCCTATCTTAACAGGACTAAGTTCTACATTTTTGTACCATAGTTGTCGTGAGATTGGAGCTTCAAGTCAACAAGATGATATTTTGGGTCAACCAGAAGGGCATTTTGTGGTACTTTTCGGATATGATAATCAAAAAAAACAGATCTTAATTGCCGATCCCTTTGTGAGAAATCCCTATTCATATGACTTAAAGTATAGTATGGGTGTGGACAGGACAATTTGTTCGATTCTTTTAGGCGTATTGACCTATGATGCAAATTTCTTGCTTATTCGGCCTTCTCGAAAATTTAAAAAGCATGCTTAG
- a CDS encoding N-formylglutamate amidohydrolase, translated as MHLMMTCEHGGNQVPLHWKSCFKKADAALASHRGYDRGALELAEFLSSQLSSPLVFSTTTRLLVELNRSLHHPHLFSKWTQHLSKEEKEMLLQEYYLPYRLQVEKELLKKMQRGPVLHLSVHSFTPALDGIKREGEIGLLYDSRRKKEKVFATQWKQSLQKKLNGEMRIRMNYPYLGKADGLTSFLRKKWGDETYLGIELEVNQGLVDYKSKWKSLKESLLFSLRQVLELN; from the coding sequence ATGCATTTGATGATGACATGTGAACATGGAGGAAACCAAGTTCCTCTGCATTGGAAATCGTGTTTTAAAAAGGCCGATGCTGCTTTGGCTTCTCATAGAGGTTATGACAGGGGAGCATTAGAATTGGCTGAATTTTTATCCAGCCAGCTTTCCTCTCCACTTGTCTTTAGTACGACAACCCGTTTGCTTGTGGAGCTTAATCGTTCACTGCATCATCCACATTTATTCTCAAAATGGACCCAGCATCTCTCGAAAGAAGAGAAAGAGATGCTCCTTCAAGAGTATTACCTTCCTTACCGCCTGCAGGTTGAAAAAGAGCTTTTAAAAAAAATGCAACGAGGTCCAGTTTTGCATCTGTCTGTTCATTCTTTTACTCCTGCTTTAGATGGGATAAAGAGAGAAGGAGAGATTGGATTGTTGTACGATTCGAGACGTAAAAAGGAAAAAGTTTTTGCGACACAATGGAAGCAGAGCTTGCAAAAAAAATTGAACGGAGAAATGCGGATCAGAATGAACTATCCATATCTAGGTAAAGCGGATGGCTTGACAAGTTTTTTGCGTAAAAAATGGGGAGATGAGACGTACCTAGGAATCGAATTAGAAGTCAATCAAGGACTTGTGGATTATAAATCAAAGTGGAAAAGCCTTAAAGAGAGTTTGCTTTTTTCTTTAAGGCAAGTGCTTGAATTAAATTAA